CCGCTCCCGAGGAAACTGCTCCTGTGGCGCCGCCCAAGCCTGTGGACAGCATCCCCCATCCTGCGCCGCCTGCTCCCGGAGAGAAGAAGGCCAAACCCCTGCCGGTCGCTCCCACCCAGGATGACATGCCCAGCCGCAAGGCCCATGCCAGCCCCGCAGTGCGTCGTTTCGCCCGGGAACTGGGGGTGGATCTGGGGCGGGTCCAGGGAAGTGCGCCCAAGGGACGCATCACCAAGAAAGACGTACAGAACTTTGTCAAGTCCACCCTGTCCAGCAGTGGTGCAGCAACGTCTGCTGGTGGTTCCCTGGCCTTGCCGTCCATGCCTGAAGTGGATTTCTCCAGGTTTGGTCCTGTCGAGGAGGTGGAGCTGGGGCGCATCAAAAAGATCAGTGGTGCCCATCTGCATCGCAGCTGGATCACTGTGCCCCATGTCACCCAGTTCGACGAAGCCGACATTACCGATCTGGAAGCCTTCCGCAAAGGGCAGAAGGATGAGGCCCTGAAACAGGATGTACGCCTCACCTTCATGCCTTTCCTGATGAAGGCCTGTGAAGCGGCCTTGCGCGAGTTCCCCGAGGTCAATGCCTCTTTGTCTCCCAACGGAGAGCACCTGATCATGAAGAAGTATCTGCATATCGGTGTGGCCGTGGATACGCCCAATGGCCTGGTAGTACCGGTGATTCGTGATGTGGATCAGAAAGGTGTCTACGACCTGGCCCGGGAACTCATGGACATCAGCACCAAAGCCCGGGACGGCAAGCTTGGACCGGCAGACATGCAAGGGGGGTGTTTCACCATATCCAGCCTGGGAGGTATTGGCGGCACCCAGTTCACACCCATCGTGAATGCGCCGGAGGTGGCCATTCTTGGGGTATCGCGGGCGAGCATGAAGCCGGTCTGGAACGGAAAGAAATTCAAACCACGGCTGGTCATGCCTTTTAGCCTGTCCTATGATCACCGGGTTATCGACGGTGCCCAGGGAGTACGCTTCACCACCTATCTCGCCGGGCTGTTGTCCGATATACGCCGGTTGGTGTTGTAGCTTTTGCTGCCACACCCAGAAGTAACAACTACAGGTCTTTGCAAATGAGCAATACAATTGAAGTGACTCTTCCCGATATTGGCGACTTCCCCGAGGTCGAGGTGATCGAAGTGCTGGTAAAGCCCGGTGACACCATCGAGAAAGAAGACTCCATCATCACCCTGGAGAGCGACAAGGCGTCCATGGAGATCCCCAGTCCCGAAAGTGGAGTGGTGAAAGAGGTCAGGGTAAGCGTGGGGGACAGGATTTCCCAGGGAAGCCCGCTGCTGTTGCTGGAAACCGGAAATGCCGGCGGGCAGGCTGCTGCTTCGGAAACGGAAAAAACCACACCGAAGCCAGCCCCTGTTTCGGAAAAGGCTCCTCCTGTCCGGCACGCCGACAGCGCCCCCGTAGCTGCCGTGGAAGGTGTGGCGGATATCCGCACCCAGGTACTGGTGCTGGGAGCTGGCCCTGGGGGTTATTCCGCTGCCTTCCGGGCGGCCGACCTGGGCATGAGTGTGGTGCTGGTCGAAAAATATGCCGACCTGGGGGGGGTATGCCT
This sequence is a window from Thiolapillus brandeum. Protein-coding genes within it:
- the aceF gene encoding dihydrolipoyllysine-residue acetyltransferase, which gives rise to MANLKEITLPDIGDFKDVEVIEVLVSAGDTISAEDSLITLESDKASMEIPSPVGGLIKEVKVKVGDIINQGDLLVVVDQETAPEETAPVAPPKPVDSIPHPAPPAPGEKKAKPLPVAPTQDDMPSRKAHASPAVRRFARELGVDLGRVQGSAPKGRITKKDVQNFVKSTLSSSGAATSAGGSLALPSMPEVDFSRFGPVEEVELGRIKKISGAHLHRSWITVPHVTQFDEADITDLEAFRKGQKDEALKQDVRLTFMPFLMKACEAALREFPEVNASLSPNGEHLIMKKYLHIGVAVDTPNGLVVPVIRDVDQKGVYDLARELMDISTKARDGKLGPADMQGGCFTISSLGGIGGTQFTPIVNAPEVAILGVSRASMKPVWNGKKFKPRLVMPFSLSYDHRVIDGAQGVRFTTYLAGLLSDIRRLVL